One genomic window of Synergistaceae bacterium includes the following:
- the hisS gene encoding histidine--tRNA ligase → MEIIKAPRGTRDILGDESWKWAYVTGICRDVADDYGYKEVHLPIFEHTELFSRGVGETTDVVEKEMYTFVDKGGRSITLRPELTASMVRSYLENEMNKGPQPVKLWSIGPMFRYERPQKGRYRQFVQLDIEALGAQDAYVDLEVIDFSMELYRRLGLSNLQVVLNSVGCPKCRPVYRKVLQDYLKGRFEELCDTCKSRFDRNPLRILDCKSPICKEITENAPAVTDHLCDECREHFEQLCRGLDRIGAVVKRDNRLVRGLDYYTKTAYEILSGDLGSQNAVCGGGRYDNLAEAIGGPHVPGVGFASGIERVVLTMEAQGCGFGKEPVNMVYVVAAEPDVKLETMNLVRTLRQNRISADMDYMGRSMKNQMKNAGNFAQYACILGSAEIDRGVVAVKNLKDGTQEELTVEALIKKLK, encoded by the coding sequence ATGGAAATAATCAAAGCGCCGCGTGGAACAAGAGACATACTTGGCGATGAGTCGTGGAAATGGGCATACGTTACGGGGATCTGCCGCGACGTGGCAGACGACTATGGATATAAAGAGGTCCATCTTCCTATATTTGAACATACCGAGCTTTTTAGCCGCGGCGTCGGCGAGACGACGGATGTCGTCGAGAAGGAAATGTACACGTTCGTGGACAAGGGCGGAAGGAGCATCACACTGCGCCCTGAGCTTACAGCTTCTATGGTGCGCTCATATCTGGAAAACGAGATGAATAAGGGACCGCAGCCGGTCAAACTTTGGTCGATCGGCCCTATGTTCCGCTATGAGCGTCCGCAGAAGGGGCGATACCGTCAGTTTGTGCAGCTAGATATAGAGGCTCTCGGCGCGCAGGACGCCTATGTCGACCTGGAGGTGATAGATTTTTCAATGGAACTTTATCGCAGACTCGGTCTCTCGAACCTTCAGGTCGTCCTTAACTCCGTTGGATGCCCAAAGTGCCGCCCTGTATACAGGAAAGTCCTTCAGGATTATCTTAAGGGAAGATTTGAAGAACTCTGCGATACCTGCAAGAGCCGTTTTGACCGCAATCCCCTGCGCATACTCGACTGCAAGAGCCCTATATGCAAAGAGATCACCGAAAACGCGCCGGCTGTTACAGACCACCTCTGTGACGAGTGCAGGGAGCATTTTGAACAGCTCTGCCGCGGACTTGACCGGATCGGGGCCGTAGTTAAGCGTGATAACAGGCTTGTCCGCGGACTTGATTACTACACTAAGACAGCTTATGAGATTCTTTCAGGGGACCTCGGTTCACAGAATGCCGTCTGCGGCGGCGGGCGTTATGATAACTTGGCGGAAGCCATAGGCGGGCCGCACGTCCCGGGAGTAGGCTTTGCATCCGGCATAGAACGTGTCGTACTCACGATGGAGGCCCAGGGATGCGGCTTCGGCAAGGAACCGGTAAACATGGTCTACGTCGTGGCGGCTGAGCCGGATGTCAAGCTTGAGACGATGAACCTTGTGAGGACTCTCAGACAGAACCGTATCTCCGCCGATATGGACTATATGGGCAGAAGCATGAAGAACCAGATGAAGAATGCCGGAAACTTTGCACAATACGCCTGTATCCTCGGCAGCGCAGAGATAGACAGGGGCGTTGTCGCGGTCAAAAACCTAAAGGACGGAACGCAGGAAGAGCTGACTGTAGAGGCACTGATAAAGAAGTTGAAGTAA
- a CDS encoding amidohydrolase — protein sequence MACEERKDSIALINGIIYPMASHGRSNAMFAKGGIIKALGSDSEILSMCDSRTTVLDMKGKFLMPGFTDTHNHLLATGRSLETLNLRGVTSIEEIVNKGREFLAQTTIGDGGWFFARGWDQNYLAEKRFPNRYDLDRITKDIPLLFERSCGHIAALNSKALEVMHIGSGFKISGGVVNCNENGEPNGVVSEAALNWLRMNIPEYSDETLERWYKRAACEMLKLGITAVQTDDLEMAGSTDRVFKLYEQMEDNDMMPLRISEQWHLRDISELNSFIGSGCHKRNGPDYFKSGPLKIHVDGTLGARTAALREEYSDDPGNRGIYAHSQSELYELLQTAQSAGMQVAFYAIGDGAIERCLNVIESVKGYSSGSDIAHRIVHCQVGAQDLYRRMANLGVMADIQPAFVTSDWPIVISRLGAERARWSYAWKSLILFGIPLGAGSDAPAEPLDPFVGIRAAILRQDEDNKPQYGWMPSQRLDRVEALSLYTSGGATVCGEGEMRGTLEVGKAADIVAFMEDPFMVTEPELLKMTVGLSVVDGKIRYIR from the coding sequence ATGGCCTGTGAAGAAAGAAAGGACTCCATTGCACTTATAAACGGTATCATATATCCGATGGCTTCACATGGCCGGTCGAATGCTATGTTTGCAAAGGGCGGGATAATAAAAGCTCTTGGCTCTGACAGCGAGATACTTTCCATGTGTGACAGCAGAACGACAGTGCTGGATATGAAGGGGAAGTTCCTCATGCCCGGGTTCACGGATACGCACAATCATCTGCTTGCGACCGGCAGAAGCCTTGAGACTCTTAACCTGCGCGGCGTGACCTCTATTGAGGAAATCGTAAATAAAGGCCGCGAGTTTCTGGCTCAGACGACCATAGGTGATGGCGGTTGGTTTTTTGCAAGAGGCTGGGATCAGAACTATCTTGCAGAAAAGCGTTTCCCGAACAGGTATGACCTCGACAGGATAACAAAGGATATCCCATTGCTGTTTGAGCGTTCGTGCGGACATATTGCCGCGCTCAACAGCAAGGCTCTCGAAGTTATGCATATAGGTTCCGGATTCAAGATATCCGGCGGAGTTGTAAACTGTAATGAGAACGGCGAGCCAAACGGAGTAGTGAGCGAGGCGGCATTGAACTGGCTCCGTATGAACATTCCAGAGTACTCGGACGAGACGCTTGAACGCTGGTATAAACGTGCCGCTTGTGAGATGTTAAAGCTTGGCATAACGGCTGTGCAGACAGACGATCTTGAAATGGCGGGGAGCACGGACAGAGTATTCAAGCTTTATGAACAGATGGAGGACAACGACATGATGCCGCTGCGCATTTCAGAGCAATGGCATCTGCGTGATATATCCGAACTTAACTCCTTCATAGGATCCGGCTGTCATAAGAGGAACGGTCCCGACTATTTCAAATCGGGGCCTCTGAAGATACATGTTGACGGTACACTGGGAGCAAGGACAGCGGCACTGAGGGAAGAGTATTCGGATGACCCAGGGAACAGGGGCATATACGCCCACTCGCAGAGTGAACTCTATGAACTTTTGCAGACGGCGCAGAGCGCCGGGATGCAGGTCGCGTTCTATGCCATAGGAGATGGAGCCATAGAGCGCTGCCTCAATGTTATAGAGTCGGTCAAAGGGTATTCTTCCGGCAGTGATATTGCGCATAGGATAGTACACTGTCAGGTCGGAGCCCAGGATCTGTACAGGCGTATGGCGAATCTTGGCGTGATGGCTGACATACAACCTGCATTTGTTACATCAGACTGGCCTATAGTTATATCCCGTCTCGGCGCTGAACGTGCGAGATGGAGTTATGCGTGGAAGTCGCTGATACTTTTCGGCATACCGCTTGGAGCAGGCTCAGATGCGCCGGCGGAGCCCCTTGATCCTTTCGTGGGGATCAGGGCTGCGATATTGCGGCAGGATGAGGACAATAAGCCTCAATATGGCTGGATGCCCTCACAGAGGCTTGACCGCGTTGAGGCTTTATCGCTTTACACGAGCGGAGGCGCAACTGTCTGCGGAGAGGGTGAGATGCGCGGCACGCTTGAAGTCGGTAAGGCTGCCGATATTGTCGCATTTATGGAAGACCCGTTTATGGTAACAGAGCCTGAACTGCTCAAGATGACGGTCGGGCTGTCGGTTGTTGATGGAAAAATCAGATATATCCGCTAG
- a CDS encoding ABC transporter substrate-binding protein/permease has product MKKIALLIALLFSVSVNTLIACSPVHAAAAEPQKELRWGGDSEGGFPYMFSNPKNPSELIGFEVDIVNALAERMGRKPVYVNNAWDNLIPGLQRRLYDIAINGLEVTPEHKNVVNFSIPYYKTYLQLAVRKRENSIKTLKDCKGKVVGTLKESYAQQVLEEVSGINIRTYIVEANTYEDLTNGRLDAALFDQPIALYSAGFNPEIKFVGPPIGEITYAIAMRKDDKELLKEVNQAIVYLRDSGKLREIYDRWNLWTPVMATEFNDFSPSKVEPSRYNDWAEDHRPVLTLAKRIERYKEVMPSFGRAAIVTMQVSITAMILAIGLGLGLAITRVFAPKWIAGLATCYIEIVRGTPVLIQLFFIFYGLPSVGIKFSPFWAGAIGLGLNYAAYEAEIYRAGLFAIPRTQWESALALGMTRWQAMREVILPQAIRVVIPPITNDFISLLKDSSLVSIITMVDLTKTYGQVSATYYDYFGPGIIVAAIYLLLGLPFVRFARYTERRLAEMDKDGKHGNRENIYRSSTRYVV; this is encoded by the coding sequence ATGAAAAAGATCGCACTGCTGATAGCATTACTCTTCTCTGTTTCAGTAAATACGCTTATTGCATGTTCTCCGGTGCATGCCGCCGCTGCAGAGCCGCAGAAAGAACTGCGCTGGGGAGGAGACTCCGAGGGGGGGTTCCCTTATATGTTCTCCAACCCCAAGAACCCAAGCGAGCTTATAGGCTTTGAGGTCGACATAGTAAATGCCCTGGCTGAACGTATGGGCCGCAAACCGGTCTACGTCAACAACGCGTGGGACAACCTCATACCGGGTCTGCAGCGCAGGCTTTACGACATCGCAATCAACGGACTGGAAGTCACTCCGGAACACAAAAATGTCGTAAACTTCTCCATACCTTACTATAAGACCTACCTGCAGCTAGCCGTACGTAAGAGAGAGAACAGCATCAAAACTTTAAAGGACTGCAAGGGCAAGGTAGTCGGCACGCTTAAAGAGAGCTATGCACAGCAGGTGCTCGAGGAAGTCAGCGGCATTAATATAAGGACATACATCGTAGAGGCAAACACCTATGAAGATCTTACAAACGGGCGTCTGGATGCCGCATTGTTCGACCAACCGATAGCACTTTACTCCGCGGGGTTCAATCCGGAGATAAAATTTGTCGGCCCCCCAATAGGAGAAATCACCTACGCGATCGCAATGCGTAAAGATGATAAAGAACTTCTGAAAGAGGTCAATCAGGCTATCGTCTATCTGCGCGACTCCGGCAAACTGCGGGAAATATACGACCGATGGAACCTCTGGACACCCGTAATGGCAACTGAGTTCAATGATTTCAGCCCATCGAAGGTAGAGCCTTCACGCTATAACGACTGGGCGGAAGACCATCGTCCGGTTCTGACTCTTGCTAAGCGCATAGAGAGATACAAGGAAGTGATGCCGTCCTTCGGACGTGCCGCTATAGTTACCATGCAGGTTTCCATAACGGCTATGATCCTTGCAATAGGACTCGGTCTGGGACTTGCGATCACACGCGTATTTGCCCCTAAGTGGATAGCCGGCCTTGCGACCTGTTATATCGAAATAGTCCGTGGCACGCCTGTTTTGATACAGCTATTTTTTATATTCTACGGCCTTCCCAGCGTGGGTATAAAATTCTCGCCTTTCTGGGCCGGAGCGATAGGACTTGGGCTGAATTACGCCGCCTATGAAGCAGAGATATACCGTGCCGGCCTCTTTGCAATACCGCGCACACAGTGGGAATCAGCTCTGGCCCTTGGCATGACCAGATGGCAGGCAATGCGTGAGGTCATACTTCCGCAGGCGATCCGCGTAGTGATCCCGCCGATAACGAATGACTTCATATCACTGCTGAAGGATTCTTCGCTTGTCTCAATAATAACCATGGTGGATCTGACAAAGACTTACGGACAGGTATCTGCAACTTACTATGACTATTTTGGACCCGGGATAATCGTTGCTGCAATATACCTGCTGCTGGGATTGCCGTTTGTACGTTTCGCGCGCTACACCGAGCGGCGTCTTGCTGAGATGGACAAGGATGGCAAGCACGGAAACAGGGAGAATATCTACAGGTCCTCAACAAGATATGTCGTATAG
- a CDS encoding ATP-dependent RecD-like DNA helicase, producing the protein MGNGMVKPDDPSSDGDKELYGQIERITYSDAESGYSVLRIRVREYPELVTAVGYIASPAVGEVLRMTGEWQNHPKFGAQFKIETCKSAVPSSLVGIEKYLGSGLIKGVGPSMAEKIVSMFGADAFDVLDNAPERLLEIDGVGDKKAAMIQASWAEQREIRDVMLFLQSYGISTGYALRVFRQYGNATMQVLRENPYRLAIDIFGIGFLSADKIAANMGFSKESPLRIRAGVLHVMTQLVGEGNVYVPIEELASKSADILSVPVELAERGIEEARLGEEIIVEWYTDKSGNDDCAVYLPAFHYAEEHSAKNLIELMSASFNGQYVDPDVVIPWVQEELQIKLADRQIDALRIAISSKVMVITGGPGTGKTTLIRAILKIRESRGYRVMLAAPTGRAAKRMTEATGHEAKTIHRMLEYNGHGTANGGDFMRNDVNPLECDLLIIDEASMVDQILFHHLIKAIPRKASVIFVGDVNQLPSVGPGKVLKDIIDSGVCPAVILNEIFRQAKESRIIVNAHRVNAGEMPEFDEDYDDGLKDFYFIQQDDPDKALEIIKTLVTDRIPKRFGFDPFEQIQVLTPMHRGSVGTMRLNAELQQVLNKSGGAKVQRMGRVFQEGDKVMQIRNNYDKDVYNGDIGTIHRISGDENCLIVRMDTGLVSYDFTELDELVLAYAVSIHKSQGSEYPAVVIPMLTQHYVMLQRNLLYTGITRGKKLVIIVGTKKALAIAVKNENTRKRWTRLSERLSKGRKPQVC; encoded by the coding sequence ATGGGAAATGGAATGGTTAAGCCCGACGATCCCTCTTCTGATGGCGACAAGGAACTTTACGGGCAGATAGAGCGTATAACGTACAGCGATGCGGAGAGCGGCTACAGCGTCCTCCGCATCAGGGTGCGCGAATATCCCGAGCTTGTGACCGCTGTCGGATACATAGCCTCTCCGGCCGTGGGAGAGGTCCTGCGTATGACAGGCGAATGGCAGAATCATCCGAAATTCGGCGCACAGTTTAAAATAGAGACATGCAAGTCGGCTGTGCCTTCGTCACTCGTCGGGATAGAGAAATATCTCGGTTCCGGGCTTATAAAAGGTGTCGGCCCGTCAATGGCCGAGAAGATCGTTTCCATGTTTGGTGCTGATGCTTTTGATGTGCTTGACAATGCGCCTGAAAGGCTTTTGGAAATAGACGGAGTTGGCGACAAGAAGGCTGCGATGATACAGGCTTCGTGGGCAGAACAGCGTGAGATACGCGACGTAATGCTTTTTCTGCAGAGCTACGGTATCAGCACGGGCTATGCTTTGCGCGTATTCCGCCAATACGGCAATGCCACCATGCAGGTGCTTCGGGAGAATCCTTACAGACTTGCAATAGATATATTTGGAATAGGCTTTCTCTCTGCCGACAAGATTGCCGCAAACATGGGCTTTTCGAAAGAATCTCCGCTTAGGATCAGGGCCGGAGTGCTGCATGTCATGACACAGCTTGTCGGGGAAGGCAATGTATACGTTCCTATAGAGGAGCTTGCCTCCAAATCGGCTGATATACTTTCCGTTCCGGTCGAGCTTGCCGAACGGGGGATAGAGGAAGCGCGGCTTGGAGAAGAGATCATCGTCGAATGGTACACGGACAAGTCCGGCAATGATGACTGCGCGGTATATCTTCCTGCTTTCCACTATGCTGAGGAACATTCGGCGAAAAATCTGATAGAACTCATGTCGGCATCTTTTAACGGTCAATACGTTGACCCGGATGTCGTTATCCCATGGGTGCAGGAAGAACTGCAGATAAAGCTGGCGGACAGGCAGATAGATGCGCTGCGCATAGCGATAAGTTCTAAGGTTATGGTTATAACAGGCGGGCCGGGGACAGGAAAGACGACACTTATACGCGCGATACTCAAAATACGCGAATCGCGCGGCTATCGTGTCATGCTGGCTGCCCCGACGGGACGTGCGGCGAAGCGCATGACCGAGGCAACGGGCCACGAGGCAAAGACTATCCACCGCATGCTCGAATACAACGGACATGGGACGGCCAACGGCGGAGACTTCATGAGAAATGACGTGAACCCTCTGGAATGCGACCTCTTGATAATTGACGAGGCATCTATGGTGGATCAGATCCTTTTTCACCATCTTATAAAAGCAATACCGAGGAAAGCATCCGTTATCTTCGTTGGTGACGTCAATCAGCTCCCTTCCGTAGGACCTGGCAAGGTGCTCAAGGATATTATCGACTCCGGGGTATGTCCTGCTGTGATCCTTAACGAGATATTCAGGCAGGCTAAGGAGAGCCGGATAATAGTCAACGCCCACCGCGTGAACGCGGGCGAGATGCCTGAGTTTGACGAGGATTATGATGATGGACTGAAAGATTTTTATTTTATACAACAGGATGACCCTGACAAAGCTCTTGAGATAATAAAAACACTTGTTACAGACCGCATCCCCAAACGCTTCGGCTTTGACCCGTTCGAGCAGATACAAGTGCTCACTCCGATGCACAGGGGATCTGTAGGGACTATGAGGCTCAACGCCGAGCTGCAGCAAGTGCTGAACAAAAGCGGAGGGGCAAAGGTCCAGCGCATGGGGCGTGTATTTCAGGAAGGCGACAAGGTAATGCAGATCCGCAACAACTATGACAAGGATGTTTATAACGGAGACATAGGCACGATACACCGCATCAGCGGCGACGAAAACTGCCTCATAGTCAGAATGGACACGGGTCTTGTCTCCTATGACTTCACCGAGCTTGACGAGCTTGTCCTGGCCTATGCCGTATCGATACACAAATCACAGGGGTCTGAATATCCGGCTGTCGTCATACCGATGCTTACGCAGCATTACGTGATGCTCCAGCGCAATCTCCTTTATACGGGCATAACGCGCGGTAAAAAGCTGGTCATCATAGTCGGCACAAAAAAAGCGCTTGCCATAGCAGTCAAAAACGAAAACACCCGCAAAAGATGGACCCGGCTTTCCGAACGGCTCTCCAAGGGCCGAAAACCGCAGGTTTGTTAA
- a CDS encoding L,D-transpeptidase, with the protein MKRYSLLIMLIIFITLSAESATAASWKPKGDEYWIKINKEQLRLTLYKGFEPYKSWYVSVGRGRGPVKKSRTDLITPTGTFTIYRVVPDATKLVFDPSWFDEPGKPQDGVYGSKLISFYNKWQIAIHGTNNPRSIGKWATHGCIRMRNADIEDLVSYVRPKMKLIIVESNKDRKFYKETI; encoded by the coding sequence ATGAAGAGATATTCTTTGCTTATCATGCTCATAATATTTATCACACTATCGGCAGAGTCAGCTACTGCAGCAAGTTGGAAGCCAAAAGGAGACGAGTACTGGATCAAGATAAATAAAGAGCAGCTTCGTCTCACTCTTTATAAGGGCTTTGAACCTTACAAGAGCTGGTACGTCTCCGTTGGCAGAGGGCGTGGTCCTGTAAAAAAATCACGTACCGACCTCATAACGCCTACTGGGACATTCACGATATACCGAGTTGTTCCGGACGCGACGAAGCTTGTCTTCGACCCTTCGTGGTTTGACGAACCGGGGAAACCTCAGGATGGGGTATACGGATCAAAGCTGATCTCGTTCTATAACAAATGGCAGATCGCAATACACGGCACCAATAATCCCCGTTCAATAGGCAAATGGGCTACGCATGGCTGTATCCGCATGCGCAATGCCGATATCGAGGATCTTGTTTCGTATGTCAGACCTAAGATGAAACTGATTATTGTAGAGAGCAATAAAGACAGGAAATTCTATAAAGAAACTATATAG
- a CDS encoding L-serine ammonia-lyase, iron-sulfur-dependent, subunit alpha — MLSMKEFLAKEVKPALGCTDPASVALAVSRACKELTDSDYIASIRVTVSGSIYKNGMAVGIPGTRGARGNAMAAAMGAICGNPGLGLEVLRDSTREDVLKAERWVREERVSIYCDPDRSGVYVLASVFTPSHKAVCLITGNYTHVEKVILDGETVEEDIIPAQSASTGFEEDGFPDTLAEALCMADDMDEADRDFLLEGIKMNMMVAEGGYSPSDVCISCGECVQGSRFGRTLREFADAEEKENVAMKIRSVCASAADARMSGILLPVMSSAGSGNHGITAILPIAVLSEHLGKTPDETARALAVSHIATSFVKRRLGRMSPVCGCSIAAGAGSAAGMASLMGGKEEQIFNAMDLLLSNLAGMLCDGAKESCALKVSCASAEAYFAARWALAGQRPGVPQGVFGSTIEETIENVAKVTRDGMKTVDRVMIGILDQRHRPGAEAF, encoded by the coding sequence ATGTTGTCTATGAAGGAATTTCTTGCAAAAGAGGTCAAACCGGCGCTTGGGTGTACTGATCCCGCATCGGTCGCGCTTGCTGTCTCACGTGCCTGCAAAGAGCTTACGGACAGCGATTATATAGCTTCTATCCGCGTTACGGTGAGCGGGAGCATCTATAAGAACGGGATGGCCGTCGGCATACCCGGTACGCGCGGAGCGCGCGGCAATGCCATGGCTGCCGCGATGGGCGCTATATGCGGAAATCCTGGGCTCGGACTCGAAGTGCTGCGCGACAGCACGAGGGAAGATGTTTTAAAGGCCGAGCGCTGGGTGCGGGAGGAACGTGTATCCATCTACTGTGATCCTGACAGAAGCGGAGTGTATGTCCTTGCCTCTGTATTCACGCCATCGCACAAGGCCGTCTGCCTTATAACAGGAAACTACACTCATGTCGAAAAAGTAATACTCGACGGTGAAACGGTAGAAGAGGATATCATACCGGCACAGAGCGCATCAACCGGCTTTGAGGAAGATGGTTTTCCTGATACGTTGGCCGAGGCTCTCTGTATGGCTGATGATATGGACGAGGCTGACAGGGACTTTCTGCTTGAAGGAATAAAGATGAACATGATGGTTGCAGAAGGTGGTTACAGTCCCTCCGACGTATGTATATCCTGCGGCGAATGTGTGCAGGGCAGCCGCTTTGGGCGTACTTTGCGCGAGTTCGCAGATGCGGAAGAAAAAGAAAATGTTGCAATGAAAATCAGGAGTGTATGTGCTTCTGCCGCTGATGCCAGGATGTCAGGGATCCTGCTCCCGGTAATGAGCAGCGCCGGAAGCGGTAACCACGGAATAACAGCGATACTTCCGATCGCGGTGCTTTCGGAACACCTTGGGAAGACTCCTGATGAGACCGCTCGCGCACTTGCTGTCAGCCATATTGCAACAAGCTTCGTGAAACGCCGTCTTGGTCGCATGTCCCCTGTATGCGGCTGTTCAATAGCCGCAGGCGCCGGATCTGCCGCCGGGATGGCCAGCCTGATGGGCGGAAAAGAGGAACAGATCTTTAACGCGATGGATCTGCTCCTTTCAAATCTTGCCGGAATGCTTTGTGACGGGGCGAAAGAAAGCTGCGCGTTAAAGGTCAGCTGTGCATCGGCAGAGGCATATTTTGCGGCGAGATGGGCGCTTGCGGGACAGAGGCCCGGTGTTCCACAGGGGGTCTTCGGTTCTACGATCGAAGAGACAATAGAGAACGTAGCGAAGGTCACGCGCGATGGAATGAAGACTGTGGACAGAGTGATGATAGGCATCCTTGATCAGAGGCATCGCCCCGGCGCAGAGGCGTTTTAA
- a CDS encoding amino acid ABC transporter ATP-binding protein, whose protein sequence is MIIIENLCKGFEDGEVLKNVSFTIHEGDLASIIGPSGCGKSTFLRCINCLELLDSGSISIAGVTVSRRPGEVPDEKMLDTVHKLRSEVGMVFQSYNLFPHKTLLQNIMLAPMVVKGMKKDESYELAMRLLDKVGLRDFASKYPSTLSGGQGQRAAIARALAMNPRVMLYDEPTSALDPELVDEVLQVMKDLDSEGMTQIIVTHEMKFARDASDYIIFMDKGEIVEYDDGDILFANPKNDRTRAFLRHFVDTGATC, encoded by the coding sequence TTGATCATAATAGAAAATCTCTGCAAAGGCTTTGAGGACGGCGAGGTCCTCAAAAACGTGAGCTTTACCATACATGAGGGGGACCTTGCCTCTATCATTGGGCCCTCGGGCTGCGGCAAATCCACATTCCTGCGCTGTATCAACTGTCTTGAACTCCTCGATTCCGGTTCCATCTCTATAGCCGGGGTTACTGTCTCGCGCAGACCCGGGGAGGTCCCTGACGAAAAAATGCTGGACACTGTGCATAAGCTGCGCAGTGAGGTAGGCATGGTCTTTCAGAGTTACAATCTGTTTCCCCACAAGACGCTGCTTCAGAACATAATGCTTGCCCCCATGGTAGTGAAGGGCATGAAGAAGGATGAATCATACGAACTCGCGATGAGGCTGCTTGACAAAGTAGGGCTCAGAGATTTTGCGTCCAAGTATCCCTCGACACTGTCAGGAGGTCAGGGGCAGCGCGCCGCGATAGCACGCGCTCTTGCCATGAACCCGCGCGTCATGCTATATGACGAGCCTACATCTGCACTTGACCCTGAGCTCGTAGACGAAGTTTTGCAGGTCATGAAGGACTTGGACTCAGAAGGCATGACTCAGATAATCGTCACCCATGAAATGAAATTTGCGCGAGACGCATCGGACTACATAATATTCATGGACAAGGGCGAGATAGTAGAATACGATGACGGAGATATACTGTTCGCCAACCCTAAGAATGACCGTACACGTGCGTTCCTGCGCCACTTTGTGGATACGGGGGCAACATGCTGA